The stretch of DNA CGGTATGCCGCTGTCCACCAAGGTGCCCTTCAACGACGTCACGGCCATTGGTGCAGCAGTCGATGATTCCGTCGCGGCCGTGATCGTCGAGCCGGTGCAGGGTCTGGCCGGCGCGCGCGACTGCTCCCCCGATTTCCTGCGGGCGGCCCGGATTGCCTGCGATCGCGAGGGCGCCGTCCTGATTTTCGACGAGGTGCAGTGCGGCGCTGGTCGCTGCGGAGCCTTCACGGCCGCCGAGGCGTATGAAGTCGTGCCGGATGTCCTGACGCTGGCCAAGGGGCTCGCGTCGGGAATACCGATCGGCGCCATGGTGGCCACGACGGCCATGACCTCGCGCCTGTCGGTCGGCGATCTGGGCAGCACCTTCGGCGGCGGGCCAGTCGCCTCGGCCGCTGCGCTTGCCACCATCGACGTGATCGTGAAAGACCGCCTGGTCGAGAACGCCGTCCTGGTGGGCGATCACATCCGGCGCGGCGTCAGCAAGCTCCCGGGTGTCACGGATGTCATCGGTCGCGGACTCCTGATCGGGATCGTGCTCGATCGGCCGGCCTCCGCTGTGCAGAAGGCACTGTTCGATCTCAAGGTGCTGACCGGTACCTCGGGTGATCCCTCGATTCTGCGGCTGATGCCGCCGCTTTCGTTCTCACGAGCGGAAGCCAACCTGTTGATTGACGCGTTGCGTCGGGTCCTGACATGAGAAAGCGCGACTTCCTCGCCACCGAGGATCTCGGGAAGGAACATTTCGAGGCCATTCTGGATCTGGCCGCCAAGGTCAAGCGGGGTGAGGTCACCGGTGGGCTCGAGGGCAAGGTCCTCGCCGCTGCGTTCATGGATCCGAGCTTGCGCACTCGCGCCAGCTTCGAATCGGCGATGTTCAAGCATGGCGGGCACATGATCGTGCTCGAGCCGGGGCGGAGCAGCTGGGCCTGGGAAACCGAGCGCGGCGCGGTGATGGAGGGCAACACGGTCGAGCACCTCATCGAAGCGTCCCGCGTGCTCGGTCGCTACGCTGATGCCATCGGGGTCCGGGTCTTTCCCAAGGGCACCGAGTGGGTCAAGGAGCGTCAGGACCGGGTCATCAAGGACTTTGCCGCCTTCAGCGAAAAGCCGGTGATCAACCTCGAATCGGCTCGCCGGCACCCGTGCCAGGGATTGGCCGATGCGCTGACGCTACGGGAAAAGTTGGGCATTACGCAGAACAAGAAGTTCGTGCTGAGCTGGGCCTGGCACCCGAAAGCGCTGCCGACCGCCGTGCCAGCCAGCGCTGCGATCGCAGCGGCGCAGTGTGGTATGGATATCACCATCGCTCGGCCGCATGGCTTTGACCTCGATGCCGACGATATGGCCGTGATCTACCAGCAGGCCGCCGCCAACGGCGGGCGGGTGACGCTGTCACATTCGATGTCGGATGCCCTGGTCGGTGCCGACGCGGTGTATGTCAAGTCGTGGGGCTCACTGCAGCACTACGGCAATCCGGAGGCAGAGCGCGAGTTCCGCGCCGGGCTGCGCGACTGGCGGATGACCACGGCCGCCACCAAGGCGACCAACGGCGGCAAAGGCATCGTGATGCACTGTCTCCCGGTGCGCCGCAACGTGGAGATCGACGATGCCGTGCTCGACGGCCCCAACTCGGTCGTGATCGACGAGGCCGAAAATCGCTTGCACGTCCAGCGCGCGCTGCTGCTGGACTTGATCGGGAGAAAGTAATGCCGCACGACGCTACTCGGCCGCTGGCCGGGCTCAAGGGAACGCTTCGCTACGTTCGCGCCTATCGGGATCACGTCTTCGTCGTCAAAGTCG from Gemmatimonadales bacterium encodes:
- a CDS encoding N-acetylornithine carbamoyltransferase, producing the protein MRKRDFLATEDLGKEHFEAILDLAAKVKRGEVTGGLEGKVLAAAFMDPSLRTRASFESAMFKHGGHMIVLEPGRSSWAWETERGAVMEGNTVEHLIEASRVLGRYADAIGVRVFPKGTEWVKERQDRVIKDFAAFSEKPVINLESARRHPCQGLADALTLREKLGITQNKKFVLSWAWHPKALPTAVPASAAIAAAQCGMDITIARPHGFDLDADDMAVIYQQAAANGGRVTLSHSMSDALVGADAVYVKSWGSLQHYGNPEAEREFRAGLRDWRMTTAATKATNGGKGIVMHCLPVRRNVEIDDAVLDGPNSVVIDEAENRLHVQRALLLDLIGRK
- a CDS encoding aminotransferase class III-fold pyridoxal phosphate-dependent enzyme, which gives rise to MSTSNTGAWLPVYAQFPLRAESGQGSWLIDDKGEKWLDAYGGHAVASTGHCHPAVVKAIADQAAKLIFYSTAIPHAGREQLAERIAALCPDPLNKVFFCNSGAEANENALSLARKVTGRQRIVSVTGGWHGRTVATLAATDGAKYEEGAKRAGMPLSTKVPFNDVTAIGAAVDDSVAAVIVEPVQGLAGARDCSPDFLRAARIACDREGAVLIFDEVQCGAGRCGAFTAAEAYEVVPDVLTLAKGLASGIPIGAMVATTAMTSRLSVGDLGSTFGGGPVASAAALATIDVIVKDRLVENAVLVGDHIRRGVSKLPGVTDVIGRGLLIGIVLDRPASAVQKALFDLKVLTGTSGDPSILRLMPPLSFSRAEANLLIDALRRVLT